In Tenrec ecaudatus isolate mTenEca1 chromosome 4, mTenEca1.hap1, whole genome shotgun sequence, a single window of DNA contains:
- the ADM gene encoding pro-adrenomedullin isoform X2: MKLVPFALVYLGSLAFLGAEAARLDVASEFRKKWNKWTLSRGKRDLQVASSSSSALGAVKDTPVQTLVQLQEVKDNAASLQTSNPDASRIRVKRYRQSMNNFQGLRSFGCRFGTCTVQKLAHQIYQLTDKDKDGTAPRNKISPQGYGRRRRRSLTQAGPGQAPGWTWPSLDRQARSAPASREQVVTALLGL; this comes from the exons ATGAAACTGGTGCCATTTGCCCTGGTGTACTTGGGCTCGCTCGCCTTCTTAGGCGCAGAAGCCGCGCGACTCGACGTGGCGTCGGAATTCCGAAAGAA atggaataagtGGACTCTAAGTCGTGGGAAAAGGGACCTGCAGGTGGCCAGCAGCTCTTCCTCCGCTCTCGGTGCTGTGAAGGACACGCCAGTTCAGACCCTCGTGCAGCTCCAGGAAGTCAAGGACAACGCTGCCAGCCTCCAGACCAG CAATCCGGACGCCTCCCGCATCCGAGTCAAACGCTACCGCCAGTCAATGAACAACTTCCAGGGCCTGCGAAGCTTCGGCTGCCGCTTCGGAACCTGCACGGTGCAGAAGTTGGCGCACCAGATCTACCAGCTAACAGACAAGGACAAGGACGGCACTGCCCCCAGAAACAAAATCAGCCCCCAGGGCTACGGGCGCCGGCGTCGGCGTTCGCTGACCCAGGCTGGCCCGGGTCAGGCCCCAGGCTGGACTTGGCCGTCCCTGGACCGGCAGGCACGCAGCGCTCCAGCCTCCCGGGAGCAAGTCGTTACTGCCCTCCTCGGGCTGTAA
- the ADM gene encoding pro-adrenomedullin isoform X1, with protein MKLVPFALVYLGSLAFLGAEAARLDVASEFRKKWNKWTLSRGKRDLQVASSSSSALGAVKDTPVQTLVQLQEVKDNAASLQTSLPLPSNPDASRIRVKRYRQSMNNFQGLRSFGCRFGTCTVQKLAHQIYQLTDKDKDGTAPRNKISPQGYGRRRRRSLTQAGPGQAPGWTWPSLDRQARSAPASREQVVTALLGL; from the exons ATGAAACTGGTGCCATTTGCCCTGGTGTACTTGGGCTCGCTCGCCTTCTTAGGCGCAGAAGCCGCGCGACTCGACGTGGCGTCGGAATTCCGAAAGAA atggaataagtGGACTCTAAGTCGTGGGAAAAGGGACCTGCAGGTGGCCAGCAGCTCTTCCTCCGCTCTCGGTGCTGTGAAGGACACGCCAGTTCAGACCCTCGTGCAGCTCCAGGAAGTCAAGGACAACGCTGCCAGCCTCCAGACCAG CCTTCCTCTCCCCAGCAATCCGGACGCCTCCCGCATCCGAGTCAAACGCTACCGCCAGTCAATGAACAACTTCCAGGGCCTGCGAAGCTTCGGCTGCCGCTTCGGAACCTGCACGGTGCAGAAGTTGGCGCACCAGATCTACCAGCTAACAGACAAGGACAAGGACGGCACTGCCCCCAGAAACAAAATCAGCCCCCAGGGCTACGGGCGCCGGCGTCGGCGTTCGCTGACCCAGGCTGGCCCGGGTCAGGCCCCAGGCTGGACTTGGCCGTCCCTGGACCGGCAGGCACGCAGCGCTCCAGCCTCCCGGGAGCAAGTCGTTACTGCCCTCCTCGGGCTGTAA